From one Trueperella pyogenes genomic stretch:
- a CDS encoding glycosyltransferase family 2 protein: MKTVAVVVTYGPDHRTGALIAALARQCRVLVVDNGSAPDELAALGSLTAAVGAELIALGANTGIAHAQNVGIIRARALGARYVLLSDQDSLPDAGLVATLEARLESDQAIGAAGPHIAENKPGADELVYVDRRWGPRRADAATLAATSVEAAFLLASGCLIPVRVLEEVGPMNEAYFIDHVDLEWCLRARKRGYRMVVDTAARLEHSLGDNTVQLPGRAQPVHVHGPIRCYYLTRNTIFLLRSGLLPWRWRAGYLVWLAKYAAFHALLANDRRQRIAKLAAGLRDGLLGRGGAF, encoded by the coding sequence GTGAAGACGGTGGCCGTCGTCGTCACGTACGGCCCCGATCATCGCACTGGCGCCCTCATCGCGGCGTTGGCGCGCCAGTGCCGGGTGCTCGTCGTCGATAACGGCTCGGCACCCGATGAACTCGCCGCGCTTGGCAGCCTAACCGCCGCTGTTGGTGCCGAGCTCATCGCTCTCGGGGCCAACACCGGCATCGCGCACGCCCAAAATGTGGGTATCATCCGCGCCCGCGCGCTCGGCGCGCGCTATGTGCTCCTGTCTGATCAGGACTCACTGCCCGACGCCGGCCTGGTCGCCACCCTGGAAGCGCGGCTCGAGTCCGACCAGGCTATCGGCGCCGCCGGTCCGCATATCGCGGAAAACAAACCCGGTGCGGACGAATTGGTCTACGTAGATCGGCGCTGGGGTCCGCGACGGGCGGATGCCGCGACGCTCGCTGCAACATCTGTAGAGGCCGCCTTCCTCCTCGCCTCCGGGTGCCTCATCCCCGTGCGTGTGCTCGAGGAGGTTGGTCCCATGAATGAGGCTTACTTCATCGACCACGTGGATCTCGAGTGGTGCCTGCGAGCGCGTAAGCGCGGCTACCGAATGGTGGTAGACACGGCGGCGCGCCTCGAGCATTCACTAGGCGACAACACCGTCCAGCTGCCCGGCCGTGCCCAACCTGTCCACGTGCACGGGCCTATCCGCTGCTACTACCTGACGCGCAACACGATCTTTCTCCTGCGTTCTGGCCTATTGCCGTGGCGCTGGCGCGCGGGCTACCTCGTGTGGCTAGCCAAGTACGCAGCTTTCCACGCCCTCCTGGCCAACGACCGCAGGCAGCGCATCGCTAAACTTGCCGCCGGTCTGCGCGACGGCCTACTCGGCCGCGGCGGGGCCTTCTAG
- the rfbB gene encoding dTDP-glucose 4,6-dehydratase, protein MKVLVTGGAGFIGANFVNYTAAELNDAEVTVVDKLTYAGNKDSIEKLGEGVKLVEGDISDPDVIDPLVADADVVVHFAAESHNDNSLRDPWPFIQSNIIGTYQILEALRRHGGRLHHISTDEVYGDLEIGEDRKFQAGDPYVPSSPYSSSKAASDHLVRAWVRSFGIEATLSNCSNNYGPYQHIEKFIPRTITNLIDGVKPRVYGTGEQIRDWIHVHDHNTAVWDIINKGRIGETYLIGANGEKTNLEVTQLILEEFGYERDDFDHVADRPGHDQRYAIDNTQLVTELGWSPRYTDFRDGLHATIEWYKAHEEWWRPQKEEVEAKYRKAGQ, encoded by the coding sequence GTGAAGGTTCTGGTCACCGGCGGCGCCGGCTTCATCGGCGCCAACTTCGTCAACTACACAGCCGCTGAGCTCAACGACGCCGAGGTTACGGTCGTCGACAAGCTCACCTACGCGGGTAACAAGGATTCCATCGAGAAACTCGGCGAAGGCGTGAAGCTGGTCGAGGGTGACATCTCTGATCCCGACGTCATCGACCCGCTGGTGGCCGACGCCGACGTCGTCGTGCATTTTGCCGCCGAGTCGCACAACGACAACTCGCTGCGCGATCCCTGGCCATTCATCCAATCCAACATCATCGGCACCTACCAGATCCTGGAGGCGCTGCGCCGCCACGGCGGGCGCCTGCACCACATCTCCACCGACGAGGTCTACGGCGACCTGGAGATCGGCGAGGACCGCAAGTTCCAGGCCGGCGACCCTTACGTCCCCTCCTCCCCCTATTCCTCGTCGAAGGCGGCTTCCGACCACCTCGTGCGCGCGTGGGTGCGCTCGTTCGGCATCGAGGCCACGCTCTCGAACTGCTCGAACAACTACGGCCCCTACCAGCACATCGAGAAGTTCATTCCGCGCACGATCACCAACCTCATCGACGGGGTCAAGCCGCGCGTGTATGGCACGGGCGAACAGATCCGCGACTGGATCCACGTCCACGACCACAACACCGCCGTGTGGGACATCATCAACAAGGGCCGTATCGGCGAGACCTACCTCATCGGTGCCAATGGCGAGAAGACGAACCTCGAGGTCACCCAGCTGATCCTCGAGGAGTTCGGCTACGAGCGCGACGACTTCGACCACGTCGCTGACCGCCCCGGCCACGACCAGCGTTATGCCATCGACAACACCCAGCTAGTCACAGAACTCGGCTGGTCGCCGCGCTACACCGACTTCCGCGACGGCCTGCACGCCACGATCGAATGGTACAAGGCGCACGAGGAGTGGTGGCGCCCGCAGAAGGAAGAGGTCGAGGCGAAGTACCGCAAGGCTGGCCAATAG
- a CDS encoding DUF2304 domain-containing protein, which produces MLIKIILLAGILFIAAYLIKGTQDTKNVALRRLLLVAFVALAAVTIIFPDITTRVAHFVGVGRGVDLLLYLTIIAFLSYSVVSYRRMVILENRLVELARELAIARTHPDTLTRAGEFAPTIDPAEATLRGETPKEEEE; this is translated from the coding sequence ATGCTGATCAAAATCATTCTTCTCGCAGGTATCTTGTTCATCGCCGCCTATCTCATCAAGGGCACTCAGGATACGAAGAATGTGGCGTTGCGCCGCCTTCTCCTTGTCGCGTTCGTTGCGCTGGCCGCGGTCACGATCATCTTTCCGGATATCACCACGCGCGTTGCCCACTTCGTCGGCGTCGGGCGCGGGGTCGATCTGCTTTTGTACCTGACCATCATCGCGTTCCTGTCCTACTCGGTAGTCTCCTACCGGCGCATGGTCATCCTCGAAAACCGCCTCGTCGAGCTCGCCCGCGAGCTCGCTATTGCCCGTACCCACCCCGATACGCTGACTCGCGCCGGCGAGTTTGCACCCACCATCGATCCCGCGGAGGCGACCCTCCGCGGTGAAACTCCCAAGGAGGAAGAAGAGTGA
- a CDS encoding glycosyltransferase family 2 protein, whose product MQSKDLRDLAQVSWLVVPLYNEATVIYDVLTHARRTFPHIVCVNDGSRDNGAELARKAGAIVVDHPINLGQGAALQTGITWVLTYTDAKYLVTFDADGQHRTSDALKMIERAEREDLSFVLGSRFLGGEHQAGALKKLVLSTAAKITRKRTGMNLSDSHNGLRVLRRDAAIRLNLTMHRMAHASQIINQLAATKLAWAEESVTIDYTDYSRSKGQSLLNGVNILTDMLFATKEKR is encoded by the coding sequence ATGCAGAGCAAGGACTTAAGGGACCTAGCGCAGGTGAGTTGGCTCGTGGTCCCCCTCTACAATGAAGCGACCGTCATCTACGACGTCCTTACCCACGCTCGGCGCACCTTCCCGCATATCGTCTGTGTCAACGACGGCTCGCGGGATAACGGTGCCGAGCTGGCTCGCAAAGCCGGCGCTATCGTCGTCGACCACCCCATTAATCTCGGCCAGGGGGCAGCTTTGCAGACCGGTATCACGTGGGTTCTTACCTACACGGATGCGAAGTACCTCGTCACTTTCGACGCCGACGGGCAGCATCGCACGTCGGACGCCCTGAAGATGATTGAGCGGGCCGAACGGGAGGATTTGTCCTTCGTCCTCGGTTCTCGCTTCCTTGGCGGTGAGCACCAAGCGGGCGCGCTCAAAAAACTCGTCCTGTCTACAGCTGCCAAAATCACGCGCAAGAGGACCGGCATGAATCTGTCTGATTCTCACAACGGCCTGCGCGTTCTGCGCCGCGACGCCGCCATCCGCCTCAACCTCACCATGCACCGCATGGCTCACGCGTCTCAGATAATCAACCAGCTCGCCGCCACGAAGCTTGCCTGGGCCGAAGAGTCGGTGACGATCGATTACACTGACTATTCGCGCTCGAAAGGGCAAAGCCTGCTCAACGGTGTCAATATCCTCACCGACATGCTCTTTGCAACAAAGGAGAAAAGATAA